Proteins encoded within one genomic window of Lactococcus garvieae:
- a CDS encoding FtsW/RodA/SpoVE family cell cycle protein → MNDGLKKANFLNYSILIPYLIMSAVGIVMVFSATVPYQLALGLSPYKMAINQGAFMLLSFIAIAVIYRMKLRALKSKKMIGWVLFLLISAMIYSRVGPGTSANGAHGWIPIPGVGTIQPAEYAKFFVVWYLASVFSEKQEEIYQKDASAIFKGETIWQKLFSGWRFWILLMLGILVLMPDLGNASIMAMITGVMIASSGISWRWFSGYGKIILGAMVAFIAYLYAVGGDVIPGHYVNARFKAMVNPFSGLSTYGHQMANSYYAVSNGGWFGRGLGNSIEKNGYLPEAHTDFIFSIVIEELGVIGGIIILGILFFMIVRILQVGIRARNAFNSMICMGIGSTLLISVFINIGGAFGIIPETGVTFPFLSQGGSSFLVLSLGIAFVLNISADEKRREVRELSSTYARNV, encoded by the coding sequence ATGAATGATGGATTGAAGAAAGCAAATTTTCTGAATTATTCTATTTTGATTCCTTATCTGATTATGTCAGCTGTAGGGATCGTTATGGTTTTTTCAGCAACAGTCCCTTATCAGTTGGCGCTGGGACTCTCACCTTATAAAATGGCAATTAACCAAGGGGCATTTATGCTCTTGAGTTTTATCGCTATTGCTGTTATTTATCGTATGAAACTGCGTGCACTTAAAAGCAAGAAAATGATTGGGTGGGTACTTTTCCTCCTCATTTCGGCGATGATATATTCACGGGTAGGCCCTGGAACTTCGGCCAATGGTGCCCACGGTTGGATTCCTATTCCCGGTGTTGGTACGATTCAGCCTGCGGAGTATGCTAAGTTTTTTGTTGTCTGGTATCTGGCTTCTGTTTTCTCAGAAAAACAGGAAGAAATATATCAAAAAGATGCTTCTGCTATTTTTAAAGGAGAAACAATCTGGCAAAAACTGTTTAGTGGCTGGCGTTTCTGGATTCTCCTTATGTTAGGTATCCTTGTTCTTATGCCTGACTTGGGTAATGCCTCCATTATGGCGATGATCACCGGTGTAATGATTGCTTCTAGTGGTATTTCTTGGCGTTGGTTTAGTGGCTATGGTAAGATAATCTTGGGAGCTATGGTTGCCTTTATTGCCTACCTTTATGCTGTAGGTGGTGACGTTATCCCGGGACACTACGTCAATGCTCGATTTAAAGCAATGGTCAATCCTTTTAGTGGCTTATCCACTTATGGACATCAAATGGCAAACTCTTACTATGCTGTAAGTAATGGCGGCTGGTTTGGACGTGGACTAGGTAATTCTATTGAGAAAAATGGTTATTTGCCAGAAGCCCATACAGACTTTATCTTCTCGATTGTTATTGAGGAGTTGGGGGTAATTGGGGGAATTATCATTTTAGGCATTTTGTTCTTTATGATTGTGCGTATTCTTCAAGTAGGAATTCGTGCAAGAAATGCCTTTAATTCAATGATTTGTATGGGTATAGGTTCGACACTTCTGATTTCAGTATTTATCAATATTGGTGGTGCTTTTGGGATTATTCCTGAAACAGGAGTTACTTTCCCATTCTTGTCACAAGGAGGATCTTCTTTCCTTGTTTTGTCATTGGGGATTGCTTTTGTCTTGAATATCTCAGCAGATGAGAAACGTAGAGAAGTGAGAGAGCTTTCAAGCACATATGCTAGAAATGTTTAA